The following proteins are co-located in the Chitinispirillum alkaliphilum genome:
- a CDS encoding UDP-N-acetylglucosamine--N-acetylmuramyl- (pentapeptide) pyrophosphoryl-undecaprenol N-acetylglucosamine transferase (UDP-N-acetylglucosamine--N-acetylmuramyl- (pentapeptide) pyrophosphoryl-undecaprenol N-acetylglucosamine transferase), whose product MPAVSVVLELRRRCTNVSFAWVGSGHKGEKEVCKKYNISHILLESVKVKKGEGQIPGIRFVGELYRFNKIMSKDKPSAILAFGGQESAPVLAAARLKRIPYYLMESNAVADPVNRFFASGAKKIFLGHSSINLNVLHGTKEVTGIPVRQVVKGYNKTEYPSDFDRSKTTVLICNGEGYSSSFNSCLIETVKEWLENGMQVVWQTGVRDYGALTEMFKGYRTLFLFSEVKDLYPFYAASKIVVGRSEPDFLAEIAYFGLPCMLISSPSSGNNVQWLNAGLVQNQGWARRFQEGQNCGEQLYSSVKEILQNEQVFEMMCRKALDNAPINAVNRISEVIINDLGIKA is encoded by the coding sequence ATGCCTGCGGTATCAGTGGTTTTAGAATTGCGTCGCAGGTGTACCAATGTCTCATTTGCCTGGGTTGGAAGTGGACATAAAGGTGAAAAAGAGGTGTGTAAAAAGTACAACATCTCTCATATTTTATTGGAATCTGTAAAGGTTAAAAAAGGTGAGGGACAGATACCTGGAATACGCTTTGTCGGAGAGCTTTACAGGTTCAATAAGATTATGAGTAAAGACAAGCCAAGCGCAATTCTTGCATTTGGAGGTCAGGAGTCAGCCCCCGTGCTGGCCGCTGCACGTCTGAAGAGGATTCCCTATTACCTGATGGAAAGCAATGCTGTTGCCGATCCGGTGAACAGGTTTTTTGCTTCCGGGGCAAAAAAAATCTTTCTTGGTCACTCCTCAATAAATCTTAATGTGCTGCATGGAACAAAAGAGGTAACAGGTATTCCTGTTCGTCAGGTTGTAAAAGGCTATAATAAAACAGAATACCCTTCCGATTTTGACAGATCTAAAACCACTGTCCTTATCTGTAATGGAGAAGGGTACTCCTCATCTTTTAACAGCTGTCTTATTGAAACCGTTAAAGAGTGGCTTGAAAATGGAATGCAGGTTGTATGGCAGACAGGAGTGAGGGATTATGGGGCCTTAACGGAGATGTTCAAAGGATACAGGACTCTTTTTCTGTTTTCTGAAGTAAAGGACCTCTATCCCTTCTATGCTGCTTCTAAAATTGTAGTTGGAAGAAGCGAACCGGATTTTCTGGCAGAAATAGCCTATTTCGGGTTGCCTTGTATGCTGATATCTTCACCATCTTCGGGAAACAATGTGCAGTGGCTCAATGCCGGACTTGTTCAGAACCAGGGCTGGGCAAGAAGATTTCAAGAGGGGCAGAATTGTGGGGAGCAGCTTTACAGCTCAGTTAAAGAGATCCTTCAAAACGAACAGGTGTTTGAAATGATGTGCAGAAAAGCTCTTGACAATGCTCCTATTAACGCTGTAAACCGAATATCGGAAGTTATAATTAATGATCTGGGGATAAAAGCATGA
- a CDS encoding UDP-N-acetylmuramate--alanine ligase, producing MKQFRKQIHMVGIGGAGMCPIAELLHESGHMVTGSDMQRTEATQRLEAAGIKIQYDHTPLLARSADLLIYSSAVKTDNLERVFAAENGIPEMRRAEVLGDLMRNHFTVCVSGTHGKTTTTSLIGALFCDAEENPTVLVGGMLRNTGSHAVIGKGRVMIVEADEYDRSFLAMYPSIAIITNIEADHLDCYNDLDDIKNTFVQFTERVPFYGAVIACIDDPGVRDILPGIERTIITYGLQENADYRAVNVKSADAQCVFDVLHKNTMLGSIKLNLPGMHNLRNALACIASGMEMGIDFETIYKTLSSFEGVKRRYEILGTFGGVTVIDDYAHHPGEIKATLEAAMNGGYKRVFAVFQPHLYSRTRDFMDGFVSSLSLADKVLITDIYKARELPIEGVDASMIAKRLEGTGHAYVDFFKNKSTIISHLKNNVEPGDAVVFMGAGDICKTALNFAKELRGE from the coding sequence ATGAAGCAGTTTAGAAAACAGATACACATGGTCGGTATTGGTGGTGCTGGAATGTGCCCCATTGCTGAGCTGCTGCATGAATCGGGACATATGGTTACCGGAAGTGATATGCAGAGAACAGAAGCAACCCAGAGACTTGAAGCTGCAGGTATAAAAATACAGTACGACCACACACCTCTACTTGCAAGAAGTGCGGATCTGCTTATTTATTCAAGTGCTGTAAAGACTGATAACCTGGAGAGAGTTTTCGCGGCTGAAAATGGTATTCCCGAGATGCGCAGGGCGGAGGTGCTTGGGGATTTGATGCGAAATCATTTCACCGTTTGTGTCTCCGGTACTCACGGTAAAACAACCACTACTTCTCTTATAGGGGCGCTGTTCTGTGATGCGGAAGAAAACCCAACCGTGCTTGTGGGCGGGATGCTTAGAAATACAGGTTCACATGCTGTTATTGGTAAAGGAAGGGTGATGATTGTGGAGGCCGATGAATATGACCGTTCATTTCTGGCCATGTATCCATCCATTGCAATAATCACCAATATTGAAGCAGATCATCTCGACTGTTACAATGACCTTGATGATATCAAAAATACTTTTGTCCAGTTTACCGAAAGAGTACCTTTCTACGGAGCCGTTATTGCCTGTATAGATGATCCGGGAGTGCGGGATATTCTCCCCGGGATCGAAAGAACTATTATTACCTACGGCCTTCAGGAAAATGCTGATTACCGGGCTGTAAATGTAAAGAGTGCAGATGCACAGTGTGTTTTTGATGTTTTGCATAAAAACACCATGCTGGGTTCAATAAAACTAAACCTGCCGGGAATGCACAATCTCAGAAACGCTCTTGCATGTATTGCTTCCGGAATGGAAATGGGAATAGATTTTGAAACCATTTATAAAACCCTGTCATCTTTTGAGGGTGTAAAGCGAAGATATGAAATACTGGGAACCTTTGGTGGAGTTACTGTGATTGACGACTATGCTCATCATCCCGGAGAAATAAAAGCTACTCTTGAAGCCGCAATGAACGGAGGATATAAAAGAGTATTTGCTGTTTTTCAACCCCATTTGTATAGCAGAACACGGGATTTCATGGATGGCTTTGTCTCAAGTCTTTCGTTGGCCGATAAGGTTCTGATTACCGACATATACAAAGCCAGAGAGTTGCCCATTGAAGGTGTTGATGCCTCGATGATCGCAAAGCGTCTTGAGGGTACCGGTCATGCATATGTTGATTTTTTCAAAAATAAGAGCACTATTATTTCTCATCTGAAAAATAATGTGGAGCCTGGTGATGCGGTGGTGTTTATGGGTGCAGGGGATATATGTAAAACAGCTCTGAATTTCGCTAAGGAGCTTCGGGGTGAATAA